One region of Triticum aestivum cultivar Chinese Spring chromosome 6B, IWGSC CS RefSeq v2.1, whole genome shotgun sequence genomic DNA includes:
- the LOC123137917 gene encoding ornithine carbamoyltransferase, chloroplastic isoform X1 codes for MAAAAISGGHLVLSTPTSTRRPQSLPLHPPSARPIAASPASAARRGVAAAAVSSPAAVPSTGKDAKQLPKDFLHINDFDKDTIMKILNRAIEVKAMIKSGDRSFQPFKGKSMAMIFAKPSMRTHVSFETGFFLLGGHAVYLGPDDIQMGKREETRDVARVLSGYNDIIMARVFAHQDILDLAKYAPVPVINGLTDYNHPCQIMADALTMLEHVGRIENTKVVYVGDGNNIVHSWLLLAAVIPFHFVCACPKGFEPDAKTVEIARSAGSKIEITNDPKEAVKGADVVYTDVWASMGQKEEAEYRKKVFQGFMVDEALMEMAGPKAFLMHCLPAERGVEVTDGAIEAPNSIVFPQAENRMHAQNAIMLHVLGA; via the exons ATGGCTGCAGCGGCGATTTCTGGCGGTCACCTCGTCCTCTCCACCCCTACCTCCACCCGGCGCCCACAGTCGCTCCCCCTCCATCCGCCCTCAGCTCGACCAATCGCCGCATCCCCCGCCTCCGCAGCCCGCCGCGGGGTCGCGGCCGCCGCAGTGTCCAGCCCTGCCGCGGTCCCCTCCACTGGGAAAGATG CCAAACAGCTTCCTAAGGATTTTCTTCATATCAATGATTTTGACAAAGATACAATCATGAAGATCCTTAACCGAGCAATTGAGGTTAAGGCAATGATAAAGTCAGGAGACAGGAGCTTCCAACCGTTCAAAGGGAAGTCAATGGCAATGATCTTCGCCAAGCCGTCAATGAGGACCCATGTTTCATTTGAAACAGGATTCTTCTTGCTTGGTGGGCATGCTGTTTATTTAGGTCCCGACGATATCCAGATGGGCAAGCGTGAGGAGACCCGTGATGTTGCTCGTGTACTTTCTGGATATAATGACATCATTATGGCCAGGGTTTTTGCTCACCAG GATATTTTGGACTTGGCAAAATATGCACCTGTACCTGTCATAAATGGCCTTACAGACTACAACCATCCGTGCCAGATAATGGCTGATGCGCTCACTATGCTTGAACACGTTGGCCGTATTGAAAACACCAAG GTTGTCTATGTCGGAGATGGCAACAATATTGTACAttcatggcttctattggctgcTGTGATTCCCTTCCACTTTGTATGCGCTTGTCCTAAGGGCTTTGAGCCAGATGCCAAAACTGTGGAGATCGCTAGGAGTGCTGGAAGTAAGATTGAAATAACAAATGATCCCAAGGAAGCAGTTAAGGGAGCAGATGTTGTGTATACAGATGTTTGGGCCAGCATGGGCCAAAAGGAGGAAGCTGAATATAGGAAAAAAGTATTCCAAGGATTCATG GTGGATGAAGCCCTGATGGAGATGGCTGGTCCAAAAGCCTTCCTTATGCACTGTTTGCCTGCGGAGAGAGGGGTGGAGGTAACAGACGGTGCCATCGAGGCTCCCAACTCGATCGTATTCCCCCAGGCAGAGAACAGAATGCACGCGCAAAACGCAATCATGCTTCATGTACTCGGAGCTTGA
- the LOC123137917 gene encoding ornithine carbamoyltransferase, chloroplastic isoform X2 yields the protein MKILNRAIEVKAMIKSGDRSFQPFKGKSMAMIFAKPSMRTHVSFETGFFLLGGHAVYLGPDDIQMGKREETRDVARVLSGYNDIIMARVFAHQDILDLAKYAPVPVINGLTDYNHPCQIMADALTMLEHVGRIENTKVVYVGDGNNIVHSWLLLAAVIPFHFVCACPKGFEPDAKTVEIARSAGSKIEITNDPKEAVKGADVVYTDVWASMGQKEEAEYRKKVFQGFMVDEALMEMAGPKAFLMHCLPAERGVEVTDGAIEAPNSIVFPQAENRMHAQNAIMLHVLGA from the exons ATGAAGATCCTTAACCGAGCAATTGAGGTTAAGGCAATGATAAAGTCAGGAGACAGGAGCTTCCAACCGTTCAAAGGGAAGTCAATGGCAATGATCTTCGCCAAGCCGTCAATGAGGACCCATGTTTCATTTGAAACAGGATTCTTCTTGCTTGGTGGGCATGCTGTTTATTTAGGTCCCGACGATATCCAGATGGGCAAGCGTGAGGAGACCCGTGATGTTGCTCGTGTACTTTCTGGATATAATGACATCATTATGGCCAGGGTTTTTGCTCACCAG GATATTTTGGACTTGGCAAAATATGCACCTGTACCTGTCATAAATGGCCTTACAGACTACAACCATCCGTGCCAGATAATGGCTGATGCGCTCACTATGCTTGAACACGTTGGCCGTATTGAAAACACCAAG GTTGTCTATGTCGGAGATGGCAACAATATTGTACAttcatggcttctattggctgcTGTGATTCCCTTCCACTTTGTATGCGCTTGTCCTAAGGGCTTTGAGCCAGATGCCAAAACTGTGGAGATCGCTAGGAGTGCTGGAAGTAAGATTGAAATAACAAATGATCCCAAGGAAGCAGTTAAGGGAGCAGATGTTGTGTATACAGATGTTTGGGCCAGCATGGGCCAAAAGGAGGAAGCTGAATATAGGAAAAAAGTATTCCAAGGATTCATG GTGGATGAAGCCCTGATGGAGATGGCTGGTCCAAAAGCCTTCCTTATGCACTGTTTGCCTGCGGAGAGAGGGGTGGAGGTAACAGACGGTGCCATCGAGGCTCCCAACTCGATCGTATTCCCCCAGGCAGAGAACAGAATGCACGCGCAAAACGCAATCATGCTTCATGTACTCGGAGCTTGA